Proteins encoded within one genomic window of Pongo pygmaeus isolate AG05252 chromosome 4, NHGRI_mPonPyg2-v2.0_pri, whole genome shotgun sequence:
- the LOC129036387 gene encoding U4/U6.U5 small nuclear ribonucleoprotein 27 kDa protein-like, with amino-acid sequence MGRSRSRSPRREGRRSRSTSRERERRRRERSRSPERDGRRNRSRSPHLRRSRSPRRHKSTSPSPSQPNERRDEEKKETKSKEWQITEEDLEGKTEEEIEMMKLMEFASFDSTKGKKVDCSVNAYAINVSQKRKYRQYMNRKGGFHRPLDFIA; translated from the coding sequence ATGGGTCGCAGTCGCAGCCGCTCCCCACGGAGGGAAGGTAGGCGTTCCCGGTCCACATCCCGTGAGAGAGAACGCAGGCGCCGAGAAAGGTCCAGGTCTCCGGAGAGAGATGGGAGAAGGAACCGCTCGCGATCCCCGCACCTAAGACGCTCCCGATCTCCAAGACGACATAAATCCAcatctccttccccttctcaaCCGAATGAAAGAAgagatgaggaaaagaaagaaacaaagagcaaAGAATGGCAGATTACTGAGGAAGACTTAGAGGGcaaaacagaggaagaaatagaaatgatgaAGTTAATGGAATTTGCCTCCTTTGACTCCACAAAAGGTAAGAAGGTGGATTGCTCTGTAAATGCCTATGCCATAAATGTCTCTCAGAAGAGGAAGTACAGGCAGTACATGAATCGAAAAGGTGGATTCCACAGACCTTTGGATTTCATTGCATGA